From the genome of Acidaminococcus sp.:
AGCCTGCTGCAATCTGCAGCAGGCGAATTTACGAATGGCGGAGTGGCAGGGATTTGAACCCTGGCGGGGTGTAACCCCCCTAACGATTTAGCAAACCGTCCTCTTCAGCCACTTGAGTACCACTCCAAAACAACTGACTTATTAAGGTTACACGATATTGCCTAAAAAGTCAAGTGCGATTTCAGTGAATCTTTCTTCTTACGGCCCAAGAATTATTTCACAGCCGCTTCGAAAACTTCCTTTACGTGATTCCGGATGAATTCATACGTATCGTCCGGAGAGGCTTCGTACATCTTCTTACCATCTACGAAGAAGGACGGCACATAATAATAATCATCGGCAAAAGGAACGATTTTATCCGGTTCTTCGGACTCTTCAATACTGACCATCGGAATCTTATTATATTCCGGATGTTCTTCCTTCAATTCCGCCATTGCTTTTCTGGCATTAGCGCAGTAAGGACAAGTTGATAAATGAATGAAAGTAATTGTTTTCATGGGATTTTCTCCTTTTTTATAAAAAAATGCATTTGGCTTTTGGCCTCATTGCGAAATAATCGGCAGATAGCACACCAGTTAGCCGGCAGCAGATAGCTGCCAATAGCTTAGCCTTCGGCATCTTGGCTTCCTATAGAGCGACCTGCGACACGCGTTTTTCACCACGCTGCTACGGTGCCGTCAGCTCTGGGCTCCGTGGCGCCGGCGAGGACGCCTTCTTTGTTTCTCAGAATCATCTGTCCGCGGCCGAAGCTAGTGAAATCTTTCTTAACTGTGATTTCATGCCCCCGCGCGCGGAGTGCTTCTGCGACTTCGGAGCCAAAGCCTGCTTCGATTTCAACCTTTTTGCCGCCGGTCCACTGCCACCGCGGAGCATCGAGTGCCTCCTGCGGATTGAGACCAAAATCGATGAGATTCATCATGACCTGCACGTGACCCTGAGGCTGCATGAAACCGCCCATGACGCCAAAGGGTCCGACTGCTTCCCCGTCTTTCATCAAGAAACCGGGAATAATAGTATGATAGGGTTTCTTTCCAGGCTTCAGCGTATTGGCGTGCGACGGATCGAGACTGAAGCTGCAGCCTCTGTCGTTTAAGGCAATGCCGCGGTGCGGAATCACAATGCCGCTGCCAAATCCTTTGAAATTGCTCTGGATGTAAGAAATCATATTGCCTTCTTCGTCTGCTGCACAGAGGTAAACCGTACCGCCGCAGTCGGGGCTGATTGGTTTCGGCATCAGTGCATCTTTTCCGATTTCTGCCGCGCGCCGGGCCGCGTATTGACGGCTCAGAAGATAGTCTACAGGCATCTTCATGTGACGCGGGTCCGTAATGTATTCGCGGCCGTCCACAAAGGCAAGTTTCATAGCTTCAAGCTGCCTATGAATGGTTTCGACATCATCTCTCCCCGTCATGCCGCTCATCTGCTGCAGAATATTAAGCGCCATGAGCGCGACAATTCCGTGTCCGTTCGGCGGAATCTCACAGATATCGTACCCATGGTAATTCAAATGCACCGGTGTCACCCATTCGGCCCGGTAGGAAGCAAGGTCTTCCTTACGGAGATAGCCGCCCGTCTTGCGGGAGAAAGCGTCGATTTCACCGGCAAGAGCGCCGCGGTAATAGCTTTCGCAGTGACTATCTGCCAAAAGCCGCAGCGTCTTTGCATGATCCGGCAGTGTAACCAGGTTCCCGGGCTGCGGAGCACCCTTGGCAAAAAATGTTTCAAAAAGAGGTGCAAACGAAGGGTCGCTCTTAAAAGGTGCAAAGGTATCCACGGAACGTTGCCAGAGAAGACTCGTAATCGGCTGGACAGGATAGCCGTTTTCGGCATAAGAAATGGCCGGTTCAAAAAGTGACGCAAAGGGCAGCCGGCCAAAACGTTGATGCAGTTCGGCCCATGCCGACGGAGCACCCGGCACCGTCACGGCAGCCCAGCCCCGGTCCGGCATTGCTGTATAGCCTTTTTGTTTCATAGCCTCCGGAGTCAGGGCCTGCGGCGCATATCCGCTTCCATTAAGACCGTAGAGCTGTTTTGTTGCAGCATCCCAGTACAGAGCAAAAGCATCGCTGCCGAGGCCATTGCTCGTCGG
Proteins encoded in this window:
- a CDS encoding glutaredoxin — translated: MKTITFIHLSTCPYCANARKAMAELKEEHPEYNKIPMVSIEESEEPDKIVPFADDYYYVPSFFVDGKKMYEASPDDTYEFIRNHVKEVFEAAVK
- a CDS encoding gamma-glutamyltransferase family protein, with amino-acid sequence MKFDGLTYRYPSRRGVVYGRRGIVCTSQSLAAQAGLDALKRGGNAVDAILTTAICMTVLEPTSNGLGSDAFALYWDAATKQLYGLNGSGYAPQALTPEAMKQKGYTAMPDRGWAAVTVPGAPSAWAELHQRFGRLPFASLFEPAISYAENGYPVQPITSLLWQRSVDTFAPFKSDPSFAPLFETFFAKGAPQPGNLVTLPDHAKTLRLLADSHCESYYRGALAGEIDAFSRKTGGYLRKEDLASYRAEWVTPVHLNYHGYDICEIPPNGHGIVALMALNILQQMSGMTGRDDVETIHRQLEAMKLAFVDGREYITDPRHMKMPVDYLLSRQYAARRAAEIGKDALMPKPISPDCGGTVYLCAADEEGNMISYIQSNFKGFGSGIVIPHRGIALNDRGCSFSLDPSHANTLKPGKKPYHTIIPGFLMKDGEAVGPFGVMGGFMQPQGHVQVMMNLIDFGLNPQEALDAPRWQWTGGKKVEIEAGFGSEVAEALRARGHEITVKKDFTSFGRGQMILRNKEGVLAGATEPRADGTVAAW